From the genome of Halococcus agarilyticus:
CTCGATGGTGTTGAACCCGTCCTCGTAGAACTCGCCGAGATACGTCGGCTGGAAGATGCCCATGTCCGCGTGGCCGTCCCGGAAGAGGTCCTCCACCATCCGATCGGCGCTGTACTGGCGATACTCGTCCATGTCCCAGAGGCGCTCCTCGGGTGTGAACGCCGAGTGATAGTCGTAGAAGCACTGAATGAACTGTTCGCCTCCCTCGTGGACGATGTTCTCCTCGCTCGCATCCCAGTGATGGATGTGCGAATCGATGACGAACACGTCCTCGCCGTCGTGCCGGTACATGGCGAATGATGAATGGTCACACGCAACAATATATCTTTGGCAATTTTTCGGCATAGTCAGCCGTAGTTTCGTTCGGACGGGTTGTGTGGCCGGTTGACGCCACGGATGGACGTCACGAACACTTTTGCCGATGACCGGAGTACCGGTGTGTGCTACCATGCAAGCAGCCAGGCTCCACGAGTACACCGAGGAGATGGACGACGCGCTCGCGATCGACGACGTCGACGCGCCGCAGGTGAGCCGGGCCGATCACGTGGTCGTCGACATCGAGGGGGCAGGCTGGTGCCAGACGGACAACCACGTCATCGAGGGGATGTGGGAGCAGTATATGCCCCAGAATCTCCCGATGATCCTCGGCCACGAGAACGCCGGCACGGTAGTCGAAGTCGGCGACGGCGTCTCGGTGGTCGCGGAGGGCGACCAGGTGATCTGCCACCCGGTAATGACTTGCGGCACCTGCCGTCCCTGTCGGCTCGGCGAGGACATGTACTGTGAGAACGTCGCCTTTCCGGGGCTCAGTACTGATGGGGGGTTCGCCGAGTCGCTGCTCACGAACGAGCGTGCCGTCATCCCGCTGCCCGACGGCATCGACACCACCGACATCGCGCCTCATGCCGACGCGGGCATCACGGCCTACCACGCGGTGAAAAAGGCCGTCGACGAGCTGAATCCGGGCGATCACGCGGTCGTCGTCGGGATCGGTGGGCTCGGCCACATCGGGCTGCAGTGTCTCGACGCGATGAGCGCCACTACCATCACCGCGGTCGATCTCAAGGACGGCGCGCTCGATCTGGCGACCGATCTCGGGGCGCATCACACCGTGAATCCCGACTCGGCGGACGTCGCGAGCGAGATCGAATCGATCACCGACGGCGTCGGCGCACAGCAAGTGCTCGACTTCGTCGGTAGCGACGCGACCACCGCGCTCGCACCCGATGTCGTCGCGGCCGGCGGCGACCACCACGTCGTCGGCTACGGCGGTCACGTCCACGAACCCGCCCAGGCGCTCGTCAACGGCGAGTTCAGCTATCGTGGCACGCTCGTCGGCCAGTACACCGAACTCCAGGAGCTCGTCGCGCTGGTCGAACGCGGCGACGTCGATCTCCGGACCTCTCGGTACGGGCTCGACGAGATCAACGACGTCGCCGCGAAGCTCGAGCACGGCGAGATCGAGGGTCGGGCCGTTATCACGCCCTGAAAGCCCTCGGAACTGCGGGGCCGGTGGCCCGCGCATCCGGCCTCCCTACGGTCGGCCGGACGCCTGACGGCGGTTCCTCGCCCTTATCATGTTGCTCAAAAACGCCGCTGCGCGGCGTTTTTGGCATGCGAAAAATCTCCGATTTTTCAGCACCACCAGGCCTGCATTGCGCGACCCGCGCTGTCGCGTCTGCTCACGGGCCGAGGCGCTACGCGCCTCGTGGCGGCACGCGCTGAAGCCCCCGTCCCTCCCCGTGCGGCCGCGATGAACGCGGCCGCGTGGCTTCCTTCCGCCTCCGCACCGCCAACCGCACAGCACCGCCAGACCGATACCGTTCGAACGCTCATCGCCAGTACGGATCGACTCTATGCTCTGTACACGGTGAATGATACCAGGCGCTATCGAGCTGATGACCTTCGATCAGCAACTCACGGAACGCCCTGCACCTCCCGGTTGAGGAGAACGCGACAACCGAAGAATCAGGAGAACAGCGCGGCGGCAGCGTCGACCGCCGGATCGGTGACGAACCCGAACGCGGGGATCAGCAGCACCGTCACCAGGCCGGCAGCGACGACCGCGGTGTACAGCCCGATCGGGTAGTCGTTGAGCGAGATCTCGCTGGTGGGGTCGTCGAGCCACATCGCCTTCACGACCCGGAGGTAGTAGTACAGCGAGAGCACGCTGTTGACGACCCCGACGGCGGCGAGCCACCAGAACCCCGACCCCACCGCCGCGTAGAACAGGAAGTACTTCGAGAGGAAGCCCGCACCGAGCGGGATCCCCGCGAGGCTAAACATGAACACCGTCATCGCGAGGCACGCGACCGGTGCCTCGCGCCCGAGACCGTTGTAGTCCTCGAACGTCCTCCCCACGGAGCCCCAGTGCTCGACCAGCGCGACGAACAGGAAGGCCCCGGTGTTCATGAACCCGTAGACGAACAGGTGGGTCATGCTCATCCCGAGCACGAACGAGTCCTGCCCGCCGCCGAGCGCCGCGAGCCCGATCAGGACGTAGCCCGCCTGGCCGACCGACGAGTACGCGAGCATCCGCTTCACGTTGTCCTGAGTCGCGGCCGCGAAGTTGCCGAGCGTCATCGTCACGATCGCGAGAATCTGGAAGGCGAGCACCCAGTCGATGCTCGAGGTGATGTCGAGTCCGAACGCCACGATGAACACCCGGAACGCGATGACGAACCCGGCGGCCTTCGAGGCCGACGAGAGGAACGCCGAGATCGGGGCCGGCGCACCCTCGTACGCCTCCGGGGCCCAGAAGTGGAAGGGGACGCTCGCGGTCTTGAACGCGAATCCGCCGAGCACCATCAGCACGCCCATGCCGAGCACGCCCGTGAGCTCGGTCCCGGCGGCGGCCTCGGCGACGTCGCTGAAGAGGAGGCTCCCCGTGGCGGCGTAGACGAGGCTGATCCCGTACGCGAAGATCGCCGAGGAGAGCGCCCCGATCAGGAAGT
Proteins encoded in this window:
- a CDS encoding NAD(P)-dependent alcohol dehydrogenase → MQAARLHEYTEEMDDALAIDDVDAPQVSRADHVVVDIEGAGWCQTDNHVIEGMWEQYMPQNLPMILGHENAGTVVEVGDGVSVVAEGDQVICHPVMTCGTCRPCRLGEDMYCENVAFPGLSTDGGFAESLLTNERAVIPLPDGIDTTDIAPHADAGITAYHAVKKAVDELNPGDHAVVVGIGGLGHIGLQCLDAMSATTITAVDLKDGALDLATDLGAHHTVNPDSADVASEIESITDGVGAQQVLDFVGSDATTALAPDVVAAGGDHHVVGYGGHVHEPAQALVNGEFSYRGTLVGQYTELQELVALVERGDVDLRTSRYGLDEINDVAAKLEHGEIEGRAVITP
- a CDS encoding NADH-quinone oxidoreductase subunit N, with the translated sequence MAPLPEWTALAPTLLLGLTALALFVIDSVDPRSKNRTLLSGTATVGSLAALVAAGALLVTGTGTNGGVQFYNGQLVVDGMSLFFTVIFTSVATLVTIASYDYLAGEAEQAEYYVLVVLAATGMTLLASAGSLAVAFVSLELVSLPTYALVAFMKDNRGSVEAGLKYFLIGALSSAIFAYGISLVYAATGSLLFSDVAEAAAGTELTGVLGMGVLMVLGGFAFKTASVPFHFWAPEAYEGAPAPISAFLSSASKAAGFVIAFRVFIVAFGLDITSSIDWVLAFQILAIVTMTLGNFAAATQDNVKRMLAYSSVGQAGYVLIGLAALGGGQDSFVLGMSMTHLFVYGFMNTGAFLFVALVEHWGSVGRTFEDYNGLGREAPVACLAMTVFMFSLAGIPLGAGFLSKYFLFYAAVGSGFWWLAAVGVVNSVLSLYYYLRVVKAMWLDDPTSEISLNDYPIGLYTAVVAAGLVTVLLIPAFGFVTDPAVDAAAALFS